A region from the Thermanaeromonas toyohensis ToBE genome encodes:
- a CDS encoding response regulator transcription factor, protein MGDQKRDVRLLLSPLELRVALLARAGLKRWEIARALNLKEGTVKSQLKRITAKLRPGWKKDTFWLWPEVSRELEEAINELQSLHYKKDKKASKEVASSRPSEYTLVRKAIEGNLAGSQAAILYLLGHPSLKGRKFIAEARSLQWKLIQLGDKGEALALSAGARFWLKPALETLVENRYLKLLQSDGTSFYRPSWLPYLTPNRARGTRGAYYRIAGGTKEYVQGFLLKWLATELEPYIARIHAKMFKRWQALSRMACLAGREPPEPPPTLEMLWREAQSFLFSPEQHRG, encoded by the coding sequence ATGGGAGACCAGAAACGTGATGTGCGTTTGTTGCTTTCTCCCCTCGAGTTACGGGTTGCCCTCTTAGCCAGGGCCGGGCTTAAACGCTGGGAAATAGCCCGGGCCTTGAACCTTAAAGAGGGTACGGTAAAATCCCAACTGAAACGTATCACGGCTAAACTTCGGCCTGGGTGGAAAAAGGACACCTTTTGGTTATGGCCTGAAGTATCTCGTGAGTTGGAAGAAGCTATAAACGAACTACAGTCTCTTCATTACAAGAAAGATAAGAAAGCCTCGAAGGAAGTGGCTAGTTCCCGTCCATCAGAGTATACTTTGGTGCGTAAAGCTATTGAGGGGAACTTAGCAGGGTCCCAGGCAGCTATACTCTACTTGTTAGGGCATCCTTCCCTTAAGGGTCGTAAGTTTATTGCTGAGGCGCGTTCCTTGCAGTGGAAGTTAATCCAGCTAGGAGACAAAGGAGAAGCCCTTGCCTTGAGTGCCGGGGCCCGCTTTTGGTTGAAACCTGCTTTGGAGACCCTAGTAGAGAACAGATACCTTAAACTGTTACAGAGCGACGGGACGAGCTTTTACCGTCCTTCCTGGCTACCGTATTTAACTCCCAATCGAGCCCGGGGTACACGAGGAGCCTATTATAGGATTGCTGGGGGAACCAAGGAATATGTTCAAGGATTTCTGCTAAAGTGGCTGGCTACTGAATTAGAACCCTATATAGCCCGCATACACGCTAAGATGTTTAAACGATGGCAGGCTTTAAGTCGCATGGCCTGCTTGGCCGGTAGGGAGCCTCCGGAACCCCCTCCTACTTTAGAGATGCTTTGGCGGGAAGCCCAATCCTTTCTTTTTTCCCCAGAACAACATAGAGGATAA
- a CDS encoding DegV family protein produces the protein MGKIRIVTDSTADLPRELIEKYNIIVVPLKVMFGQEIYRDGVDLTSRQFFQKLRSSSTLPTTSQPSPQEFLEAYRPLVEERASIVSIHISSYLSGTLQSAKLAKAMLGYEDLEIIDSRLVSLALGLGVLVAAQKAFEGCSKEEVLGAARQVMDNIQAYFLVDTLEYLQRGGRIGKAQAFLGSLLNIKPLCTLREGIIYPYEKIRGKLKAMERLVEVITEKFPPGSPLWCVLVHGDDLEGLEQLKERLEKKVTISQLITGEIGPVVGTHAGPGLLGIIACPMF, from the coding sequence ATGGGCAAAATAAGAATAGTTACTGATAGCACGGCCGACCTGCCCCGTGAGCTAATAGAGAAGTACAATATCATTGTAGTACCTTTAAAAGTAATGTTCGGACAAGAAATTTATCGGGATGGAGTAGATCTTACCTCCCGTCAATTCTTTCAAAAACTTCGCAGCTCTTCTACCTTGCCCACTACCTCCCAACCCTCCCCTCAAGAATTTTTGGAAGCCTATCGACCCTTGGTAGAAGAAAGGGCCAGTATCGTCTCTATCCATATTTCTTCGTACTTAAGCGGCACTTTGCAGTCAGCCAAACTGGCTAAAGCTATGTTAGGTTATGAGGATTTAGAGATAATTGATTCCCGGTTGGTAAGTTTGGCTTTGGGATTGGGCGTCTTGGTAGCGGCTCAAAAGGCTTTTGAGGGTTGCTCAAAAGAAGAAGTGTTGGGAGCAGCTAGACAAGTTATGGATAATATACAAGCATATTTTTTAGTAGATACTTTAGAATACTTACAGCGCGGAGGACGTATTGGGAAAGCCCAGGCTTTTTTAGGAAGTCTGCTCAATATAAAACCCCTTTGTACCCTGAGGGAAGGTATTATATACCCTTACGAGAAAATCCGGGGTAAGCTTAAGGCTATGGAGCGGCTAGTAGAGGTTATAACGGAAAAGTTCCCGCCAGGTTCACCCTTATGGTGTGTCCTTGTACACGGGGATGACCTCGAAGGGCTTGAACAATTAAAGGAGAGGTTAGAAAAGAAGGTTACCATTAGCCAACTGATCACAGGAGAGATAGGGCCGGTTGTAGGTACACATGCTGGACCAGGCTTATTGGGGATTATAGCTTGTCCTATGTTTTAA
- a CDS encoding slipin family protein — translation MEAFISFVVLLVILISLVSASVRVVQEYERGVIFRLGRYVGVRGPGLFFLIPFIERMQKVDLRVVTMEVPTQEAITRDNVTVKVNAVVYFRVVEPASAVIKVMDHIRATSQLAQTTLRSVLGQSDLDELLAHREQINQRLQQIIDEGTEPWGVKVSLVEIRDVELPQSMQRAMAAQAEAERERRAKIIHADGEFQAAEKLAEAARIISSQPASLQLRYLQTLTEIASDKSSILVFPVPIELFKHYTEKEKRGEN, via the coding sequence ATGGAAGCTTTTATCTCCTTTGTAGTCTTATTGGTTATCCTTATAAGTCTGGTTTCGGCTTCTGTCCGGGTGGTCCAGGAATATGAAAGAGGGGTTATTTTCCGTCTGGGTCGTTACGTGGGCGTACGTGGACCTGGTCTTTTCTTTCTTATACCTTTCATAGAGCGTATGCAGAAGGTAGATCTTCGTGTGGTAACTATGGAGGTTCCTACCCAGGAAGCTATTACCAGGGATAATGTGACAGTCAAAGTTAATGCAGTAGTTTACTTTCGAGTAGTAGAACCCGCCAGCGCGGTTATTAAGGTTATGGACCACATCCGGGCCACTTCCCAGTTGGCCCAGACCACCTTACGTAGCGTTCTGGGGCAGTCGGATCTAGATGAACTCCTGGCGCATAGGGAACAGATAAACCAGCGGTTGCAACAGATCATCGATGAGGGTACCGAACCGTGGGGTGTGAAGGTTAGCCTTGTGGAGATAAGGGATGTGGAGCTTCCCCAGAGTATGCAGCGGGCTATGGCTGCCCAGGCTGAAGCCGAGAGGGAACGACGGGCTAAAATAATCCATGCTGATGGTGAGTTCCAGGCGGCAGAGAAGCTGGCTGAAGCTGCGCGTATTATCTCTTCGCAGCCCGCCTCTTTACAGCTACGCTACTTGCAGACTCTTACTGAGATAGCTTCCGATAAGAGCAGTATATTAGTCTTTCCCGTGCCTATAGAGCTTTTTAAACATTACACCGAAAAGGAAAAAAGAGGGGAAAATTAA
- a CDS encoding NfeD family protein yields the protein MVFREKGNKHRAKGTLFYVTTRLVMVTILTLVLFSRMTIAHSSEVERSSPCIYVLRVEGPIVPVTADYIQKGIREAYEDGACLLILELSTPGGLYSSTQKIVESILNAPLPVVVHVCPAGAWAGSAGTFITIAAHVAAMAPGSRIGAAHPVAVGSEGELPETHKQKIAQDAAAWVRSIAECRGRDPREAELAVLESKSFSDSEALKAGLIDLRATTREELLQQLEGKKVKLINGEEVTLQVIDKPIHLLAMTSAQRLLLAVSDPNIAYLFMTLGTLGLLVELYHPGAIFPGVVGGISLLLGLYALGSLEARFSGLLLLLLGLILMAAEVFVVSHGLLLGGGLISFILGSILLFNENPFYWRLNLVLVTVTSLILASFLTFLLGAAIKAQRRKVTTGRESLIGTQGVALTELKPEGTILVEGERWKAESTEPVSPGERVVVTGIEGLKLKVKRQSKTDGETY from the coding sequence ATGGTCTTCCGGGAAAAAGGTAATAAACACCGTGCTAAAGGCACCCTGTTTTATGTAACTACCAGGCTAGTTATGGTAACTATTTTAACTTTGGTTTTATTCTCCCGGATGACTATAGCTCATTCTAGCGAAGTCGAACGCTCATCTCCTTGCATATATGTATTGCGGGTAGAGGGCCCCATAGTCCCAGTGACGGCTGATTATATACAAAAAGGGATTAGAGAAGCTTATGAGGATGGAGCCTGCCTCTTAATTCTTGAACTTAGTACGCCTGGTGGATTATATAGCAGCACCCAAAAAATAGTAGAAAGCATTTTAAATGCCCCCTTACCGGTAGTAGTGCATGTTTGCCCAGCTGGGGCTTGGGCGGGATCAGCGGGGACTTTTATTACCATAGCTGCCCACGTAGCTGCCATGGCTCCGGGAAGTAGGATAGGAGCTGCCCATCCTGTAGCGGTAGGCAGTGAAGGAGAACTCCCAGAAACGCATAAACAGAAGATAGCCCAGGATGCAGCGGCTTGGGTTCGGAGTATTGCTGAGTGCCGTGGGCGAGACCCGAGGGAGGCGGAATTGGCTGTACTAGAGAGCAAATCCTTTAGTGATTCTGAAGCTCTAAAGGCTGGACTTATTGACTTGCGGGCGACTACGCGAGAGGAACTTTTACAACAACTGGAGGGTAAGAAAGTCAAATTAATAAATGGTGAGGAAGTAACGTTGCAGGTAATAGATAAACCGATCCATCTTTTAGCCATGACTTCAGCCCAGCGTTTACTCTTGGCTGTGAGTGATCCCAACATAGCGTATCTTTTTATGACTTTGGGTACCTTGGGGCTACTTGTGGAGTTGTATCATCCAGGAGCTATTTTTCCAGGTGTAGTAGGGGGGATAAGTCTTCTCTTGGGCCTTTACGCTCTAGGAAGTCTAGAAGCTAGGTTTAGCGGCCTTCTCCTGCTCCTCCTTGGGCTTATCCTTATGGCCGCGGAAGTTTTTGTAGTAAGCCATGGCCTTCTACTAGGTGGAGGACTTATTTCTTTTATACTTGGTTCTATTCTCCTCTTTAACGAAAATCCTTTTTATTGGCGATTGAACCTGGTCTTGGTTACTGTAACTTCGTTGATTTTAGCCAGTTTTCTTACTTTCCTTTTAGGAGCGGCTATAAAGGCCCAGCGGCGCAAGGTCACTACCGGAAGGGAGAGCCTAATAGGAACTCAAGGAGTAGCACTTACGGAGTTAAAACCGGAAGGGACGATACTGGTGGAAGGAGAACGCTGGAAGGCGGAAAGTACAGAGCCTGTTAGCCCTGGTGAAAGGGTGGTTGTTACAGGAATAGAAGGGTTGAAGTTGAAGGTCAAAAGGCAAAGTAAAACAGATGGGGAAACATACTAA